A portion of the Podospora pseudoanserina strain CBS 124.78 chromosome 2, whole genome shotgun sequence genome contains these proteins:
- a CDS encoding hypothetical protein (EggNog:ENOG503P5FU; COG:S): MNTVKSFWAGWGALCLAGGGAYYFAKQGIDADRRARLEEQRKRKSMVESLEYSQNVPTQPISSSAMGGSASVPPRQGTPARTDTVGSPSLETGNDPAPTRHAPATEAERVVEKSKYEASVPFRSPKGDRFS, from the exons ATGAACACT GTTAAATCTTTCTG GGCGGGCTGGGGCGCATTGTGCTTGG ccggcggcggcgcatACTATTTCGCGAAGCAAGGCATCGATGCTGACAGGCGTGCTCGCCTCGAGGAGCAGCGCAAGAGAAAGAGCATGGTTGAATCGCTCGAGTACTCGCAGAATGTCCCGACCCAGCCaatttcttcttcagcaatGGGTGGTTCTGCCTCAGTCCCACCTCGCCAGGGCACACCAGCGAGGACAGACACAGTCGGCTCACCAAGCCTAGAGACGGGCAATGATCCGGCGCCTACAAGGCATGCGCCTGCTaccgaggccgagagggTAGTTGAGAAGAGCAAGTACGAAGCCAGTGTGCCGTTCCGCAGTCCGAAGGGTGACCGGTTCTCATaa
- a CDS encoding hypothetical protein (EggNog:ENOG503Q41A; COG:S): MESASKELTISKTLLTSALFRPDPVSCPRNDIESMLALLNSTIAECSPTNVQRCKQWALNNLIPSPNRISNFCKYLVALSKSIGQDKDVTAQSASNRVSSARRRRLHILYILNDLLYHVKYRNRDDGFAQKLEPALPALFKSAAAFNNCPKHIRKLRDLVSLWEENQYFPQGHIHELRTAVETPVEEDAAKDAEQTVASDASAAKLAKSAPFIMPAMHGDPSVPWYDLPAGTWLPHLQKNSTKSINPSVIKPLELVKGPAEPNLVEAVKSLLLDIDKIYSNEADFGETPRDIGQMGEVVEIDEITGDIIGGDTYYGWSRQFCNNMKARKRNGGRQNERDDSRGRRRTRSSRSYSRSPSRSRSRSGRRGGHSVSSRSSDRPAFKRQRVSESPPSGRSRSRRRRRDASRSRSESRNRSRSHTDQSRSRSRSRSHSSRGARSRRHRSRSCSRSRSRSRSRSRSRSLSRSRTHSGRSRSPIGSFPKSPSYFPPPSRDRISQPGHQAYPSQPPPPLQTQPVYVPPTGNFPGGYLPPNYLGAGLPMPLPPPPNYTGPWPPAPPPPGGIPQGFFSGIPPPPPPPPPPPGMGMGFQGVGLGGGVMECRLLFRRRRGRRRGIRVGGSRDVGK; this comes from the exons ATGGAGTCGGCGTCCAAAGAGTTGACCATCTCAAAGACGCTGCTCACCTCGGCTCTCTTTCGCCCTGATCCAGTCTCCTGTCCGCGCAATGACATCGAGTCTATGCTCGCGCTCCTCAACTCGACCATTGCCGAGTGCTCGCCCACCAATGTCCAG AGATGCAAACAATGGGCTCTGAACAATCTGATTCCTTCGCCGAACCGGATCTCCAACTTTTGCAAATACTTGGTCGCCCTTTCCAAGTCGATTGGCCAGGACAAAGATGTCACCGCACAATCAGCAAGTAATCGCGTGTCCTCGGCAAGGCGACGCCGGCTACACATACTCTATATTCTCAACGACTTGCTCTATCACGTCAAGTATCGAAACCGCGATGACGGCTTTGCCCAGAAGCTAGAGCCCGCATTGCCTGCTTTGTTCAAGAGCGCTGCCGCCTTCAACAATTGCCCCAAACACATTCGAAAACTACGAGACCTGGTCAGCCTGTGGGAAGAGAACCAGTACTTTCCCCAGGGACACATTCACGAGCTCCGAACAGCAGTGGAAACGCCAGTCGAGGAGGACGCAGCTAAGGACGCCGAGCAGACTGTCGCCTCAGACGCTTCTGCGGCTAAGCTGGCAAAATCAGCCCCATTCATCATGCCAGCAATGCACGGAGACCCTTCGGTGCCGTGGTACGACCTTCCTGCAGGCACTTGGCTTCCACATCTCCAAAAGAACTCGACCAAGTCGATAAACCCGTCGGTAATCAAGCCGCTGGAGTTGGTCAAGGGACCAGCGGAACCGAACCTAGTGGAAGCAGTCAAgagcctccttctcgatATCGACAAGATCTACTCTAATGAAGCGGACTTTGGCGAGACGCCACGAGACATTGGTCagatgggagaggtggtcGAGATTGACGAAATCACGGGCGATATCATTGGAGGTGACACCTACTATGGTTGGTCTCGGCAGTTTTGCAATAACATGAAGGCGCGGAAGCGGAACGGTGGACGACAGAACGAGCGGGATGATAGTAGAGGTAGAAGACGGACGCGATCATCGCGTTCGTACAGCCGGTCACCCAGTCGATCTCGCAGTCGTAGTGGACGCCGCGGCGGCCACAGTGTGTCGAGCAGGAGCTCAGATCGGCCTGCTTTCAAACGCCAGCGAGTCTCGGAATCACCACCCAGCGGTAGAAGTCGGTCTAGACGTCGACGCAGAGATgcgagcag gagcaggagcgaGAGCAGAAACAGATCTAGATCCCACACTGATCAATCACGGTCACgatcaagatcaagatcacACTCCAGCCGGGGCGCTCGTTCAAGAAGACATCGCAGCCGGAGTTGCTCCCGATCCCGGTCCAGATCAAGGTCTCGTTCTCGTTCTCGATCCCTCTCCAGATCCCGTACCCACAGCGGCCGAAGCAGAAGCCCAATAGGAAGCTTCCCCAAAAGCCCAAGCTActtcccaccaccgtccAGAGATCGGATATCACAACCTGGCCATCAAGCTTATCCAAGtcaaccaccgccgccactgCAAACCCAGCCGGTTTATGTACCGCCCACTGGCAACTTTCCCGGCGGATATCTTCCGCCGAACTACCTAGGGGCAGGATTACCGATGCCgctcccgccaccgccgaatTACACCgggccttggcctcctgcGCCTCCGCCACCGGGTGGTATACCTCAGGGGTTTTTCTCTGGGattccgccgcctcctcctcctcctcctcctcctccgggaatggggatgggatttcagggggttgggctgggagggggggtcaTGGAGTGCCGCCTCCTCTTTCGCCGCCGACGGGGCCGCAGGAGGGGTATCAGGGTGGGTGGCAGCAGGGACGTGGGGAAATAA
- the RTS1 gene encoding serine/threonine-protein phosphatase 2A 56 kDa regulatory subunit delta isoform (COG:T; BUSCO:EOG09261T98; EggNog:ENOG503NTWN) produces MKRFSQRVLSRGRDRDSSKSSKKNKDSKDGTASPNSKDANQSPNLTPSSSTSTLNKPLPPNSAVHDDHGNATLNAQVGAGQNAGGPDRFGSLGGQTTGPNGGSTPVRHGTLPPTVIISPSAPHVPPPGAAETMPHDLAPPKAGQKSLMFDRLHQTPKDVLEGPKTPRRQHSSRFDISAHRELEKLPGFHEVPPGRREDLFMKKIDQCNVIFDFNDASADMKSKEIKRLALHELLDYVANNRQVITEPMYPVVVGMFAKNLFRPIPPPMNPQGEAFDPEEDEPVLEVAWPHIQVVYEFFLRFIESQDFNTNIAKAYIDHSFVLQLLELFDSEDPRERDFLKTTLHRIYGKFLNLRSFIRRSINNVFFQFTYETERFNGIAELLEILGSIINGFALPLKEEHKLFLTRVLIPLHKVKSLSMYHPQLAYCIVQFLEKDASLTEEVVLGLLRYWPKVNSTKEVMFLNEVEDIFEVMDPAEFAKVQEPLFHQLAKSVASPHFQVAERALYFWNNEYFCNLVSDNVEIILPIMFAPLYENSKGHWNRTIHGMVYNAMKLFMEINPQLFDDCSHEYTEQQNSASAREALRERKWAAIAEQANRRKSLNGTSSAAGGPPTRTAVAQMPALNEVDATEDNQMRLDSLNLQDGDRRDRRPTHERQNSAGSGRGQR; encoded by the exons ATGAAGCGTTTCAGCCAGAGAGTC CTCTCACGAGGTCGGGACAGGGACTCAAGCAAGTCCTCCAAGAAGAATAAGGATTCGAAGGACGGAACGGCTTCGCCGAACTCCAAGGACGCCAACCAGTCGCCAAATCTGACCCCGTCCAGTTCTACATCGACTTTGAACAAGCCTCTGCCGCCCAACAGCGCTGTTCATGATGATCATGGAAATGCCACCCTGAACGCTCAGGTTGGCGCCGGACAGAACGCCGGTGGCCCGGATCGTTTTGGTAGCCTGGGAGGTCAGACAACGGGGCCAAATGGAGGCAGCACACCCGTTAGACACGGCACTCTCCCGCCTaccgtcatcatcagcccAAGTGCTCCG CACGTCCCCCCGCCTGGTGCCGCCGAAACCATGCCCCACGACCTCGCCCCTCCGAAAGCCGGCCAAAAGTCCCTGATGTTTGACCGACTGCATCAAACCCCCAAGGATGTCCTCGAGGGCCCCAAGACGCCGAGACGGCAACATTCGTCACGATTTGACATCTCTGCTCATCgcgagctcgagaagctcccCGGCTTTCACGAGGTTCCCCCTGGACGCCGCGAGGATCTGTTCATGAAGAAGATTGATCAATGCAACGTCATCTTCGATTTCAACGATGCTAGTGCCGATATGAAGTccaaggagatcaagaggCTGGCGCTTCATGAGCTTTTGGACTATGTGGCCAACAACCGTCAGGTTATCACAGAACCCATGTATCCAGTCGTGGTTGGCATGTTTGCCAAAAACCTGTTCCGCCCCATCCCGCCTCCCATGAACCCTCAGGGCGAGGCCTTCGATCCCGAAGAGGACGAGCCTGTGTTGGAGGTTGCCTGGCCGCATATTCAGGTCGTGTACGAGTTCTTTCTGCGGTTCATTGAGAGCCAGGATTTCAACACAAACATCGCCAAGGCATACATTGATCACAGCTTTGTGCTCCAACTTCTCGAGTTGTTTGATTCTGAGGACCCTAGGGAGCGCGACTTTTTGAAGACCACCCTCCACCGTATCTACGGCAAATTCCTCAACCTCCGATCCTTTATTCGCCGCTCGATCAACAATGTGTTTTTCCAATTCACCTACGAGACGGAGCGCTTTAACGGCATCGcggagttgttggagattCTCGGttccatcatcaacggcTTTGCTCTGCCCCTGAAGGAGGAGCACAAGCTGTTCCTTACCAGGGTGCTGATTCCCCTCCACAAAGTCAAGAGCCTGAGCATGTACCACCCTCAACTTGCGTACTGCATTGTTCAGTTCCTCGAGAAGGATGCTTCCCTGACAGAAGAGGTGGTTCTCGGTTTGTTGCGTTACTGGCCCAAAGTCAATAGTACCAAGGAGGTTATGTTCCTCAATGAGGTTGAAGACATTTTCGAGGTCATGGACCCAGCCGAATTCGCCAAGGTTCAGGAGCCTCTCTTCCACCAGCTCGCCAAATCGGTTGCCAGTCCCCACTTCCAGGTCGCTGAAAGGGCTCTTTACTTCTGGAACAACGAGTACTTCTGCAACTTGGTCAGCGACAACGTTGAGATCATTCTCCCTATCATGTTTGCCCCTCTGTATGAGAACTCCAAGGGCCATTGGAATAG GACGATCCATGGCATGGTGTACAATGCTATGAAGCTGTTTATGGAGATCAACCCCCAGCTGTTTGACGACTGCTCGCATGAATACACAGAGCAGCAGAACAGCGCATCCGCGAGGGAAGCTCTTCGCGAGAGAAAGTGGGCTGCCATCGCAGAGCAAGCCAACCGGCGGAAATCTCTCAATGGAACGAGCTCGGCTGCTGGGGGCCCACCAACCCGGACCGCCGTAGCCCAAATGCCCGCTTTGAACGAAGTGGACGCAACCGAGGACAACCAGATGAGGCTGGATTCACTCAACCTCCAGGATGGTGACCGGAGAGACCGTCGGCCCACGCACGAGAGACAGAACTCGGCGGGCTCTGGCAGGGGGCAGCGGTGA